A single region of the Gopherus evgoodei ecotype Sinaloan lineage chromosome 3, rGopEvg1_v1.p, whole genome shotgun sequence genome encodes:
- the TENT5A gene encoding terminal nucleotidyltransferase 5A, translated as MADDEIARSPSSSCSGSGNCTGTCGENPHCNVLSWEQVRRLDRILSETIPIHGRGNFPTLEMQPRQIVKVVRSRLEEKCIGVRDVRLNGSAASHILHQDSGLGYKDLDLIFCADLKGEAEFQTVKDVVLDCLLDFLPDGVNKEKITPLTLKEAYVQKMVKVCNDSDRWSLISLSNNSGKNVELKFVDSLRRQFEFSVDSFQIKLDSLLLFYECSENPMTETFHPTIIGESVYGDFQEAFDHLCNKIIATRNPEEIRGGGLLKYCNLLVRGFRAASESEIKSLQRYMCSRFFIDFSDIGEQQRKLESYLQNHFVGLEDRKYDYLMTLHGVVNESTVCLMGHERRQTLNLITMLAIRVLAEQNIIPNVANVTCYYQPAPYVADANFSNYYIAQVQPVFTCQQHTYSTWLPCN; from the exons ATGGCTGACGATGAAATCGCCcgcagccccagcagcagctgcagcgggAGTGGGAATTGCACGGGCACTTGCGGCGAGAACCCTCATTGCAACGTGCTGAGTTGGGAACAAGTGCGGCGCTTGGATCGCATCCTGAGCGAAACCATCCCCATACACGGCCGGGGCAACTTCCCCACGCTGGAGATGCAGCCCCGGCAGATCGTGAAGGTGGTGCGGAGCCGCCTGGAGGAGAAGTGCATTGGGGTCCGAGACGTGCGACTCAATGGTTCAGCAGCCAGCCACATCCTGCACCAAGACAGTGGCCTGGGCTACAAGGACTTGGACCTCATCTTCTGCGCAGACCTCAAAGGGGAAGCCGAGTTTCAGACTGTGAAGGACGTGGTCTTGGACTGCCTTTTGGATTTCTTACCTGACGGAGTTAACAAGGAGAAGATCACCCCGCTTACCCTCAAG GAAGCTTATGTGCAGAAAATGGTAAAAGTGTGCAATGATTCAGACCGATGGAGTCTCATTTCCTTGTCCAACAACAGTGGCAAAAACGTGGAGCTGAAGTTTGTGGACTCTCTGAGGAGGCAGTTTGAGTTCAGTGTAGACTCCTTTCAAATCAAATTAGACTCTCTTCTGCTTTTTTATGAATGCTCAGAGAATCCCATGACTGAAACTTTTCACCCGACCATCATTGGTGAGAGTGTCTATGGGGATTTCCAAGAAGCCTTTGATCACCTCTGCAACAAGATAATTGCCACCAGAAACCCAGAAGAAATCAGAGGAGGTGGTCTTCTTAAGTACTGCAACCTTTTGGTAAGGGGCTTTAGGGCTGCCTCAGAATCTGAGATTAAGTCCCTTCAGAGATACATGTGTTCTAGGTTTTTCATTGACTTCTCAGACATTGGAGAACAGCAAAGAAAGTTGGAGTCTTACTTGCAGAACCACTTTGTGGGATTAGAGGACCGCAAGTATGACTATCTCATGACCCTTCATGGTGTGGTGAATGAGAGCACAGTGTGCCTGATGGGACATGAGAGGAGACAGACTCTAAATCTTATCACCATGCTGGCCATCCGTGTCCTTGCTGAGCAAAATATCATCCCCAATGTGGCCAATGTCACCTGCTATTACCAGCCAGCCCCATATGTTGCAGATGCCAACTTTAGCAATTACTATATTGCCCAGGTTCAGCCGGTATTCACCTGCCAGCAGCACACATACTCGACTTGGTTGCCCTGCAATTAA